The Streptococcus oralis region AAAAGGTTACACCCCTCGTATCTGGGGCTCACTCAGTGCGAAACGTGGGAACACTCCTGTTGATTGGAACGGAGTAGAAGTTGATATTTGGAGCATTCATTGGCAACGACCAAATGAAGCCATTGCTCAGGGTGCTAAGATTATCAACATCACGGATGTGCCTACCTATAGTGTGCCAAGTGGAAGCAATAGTCAAGCAGCTTACGGGGACTATGCTAACTACGAACGTCAGTACAATAGCTGGACACCGAATGATTTTAGAACAGGTGGAGGTCCACTTCTACCAGCTTCTCATCCAAGTATCCTTGGTGGTGGTCACGCAGTTTGGAATGATAATATCGACCTTCATGAGACCGGTTTGACCTCTTATGATATCTTTAAACGCTTCTTCAAGAGCATGCAAACCACTGCAGAACGCACCTGGGGATCTGACCGTGCAGCTGCGACCTTTGCAGAACGCACCCTACCAACGAGCCCTTATGCGCCACAGTCAAATCCTGCTAAAGAGATTGATCAAAGCGACTTGTTTACCATCAATTCTGAAACAGTCAAGAACTATGCAAGTAAGAAAGTGAAGGCAAGCGAACAGGGATTGGCTTTTGAGAAAGACAGCAGTATCGAAGGCTTGGCTGGTGATGTTGGTCCAAGTCACGTCTTGAAGTTTGATGTAACTGTCACTGGAGACGGGGAACAAACCTTCTCAACAAGTGGGGACAACCGTATCTATCTAGCTGATAAAGACGGCTATCTTGCTTATCAATTTGAACAGTTCCATATCCAATTCAAGAAAAAACTTGAAAAGAACAAACGTTATCAAATCTCTATTGTGACCAAACCACAATCTACAGAAGTCTATGTAGATGGTGAAAAGATTGAGCGTATCGCAAATCCAGCTCACCCTCGATTTGCCCACAATAGCTTGGTGCTACCGCTTGAAAGCATCGGTGGTTTCAAAGGAATCTTGCATAGCGCAGAGTTGTCAGACAAACCATTTGTAAATCCTCGTTTGATTTCAAATGATAAGATTACGGCAACCGCAAGTAGTCAGCAACTTCCAGGAAACGCGACTGAAGGCGCTGTTGAAAAGGCCTTTGATAATGATCCAAATACCTTCTGGCATACTAAGTGGACTGGTGACACTGCGCCATACACCCTTACTATGACCTTGAAAGAAGCAGAAAAAGTCAATGGCTTGACCTATCTCCCACGTCCAGGTGGTGGAAATGGTGTCGTGACACGCTACGAAGTCTACGCACAAAAAGATGGCCAAATGGTCAAGGTTTCAGAAGGAAGCTGGGACAACAACGCCCAAGAAAAAACAGTCAACTTTGCGGCGGTAGATACCAACAAGATTGAGTTGAAAGTATTGGAAGGCGTTGGTGGTTTTGCAAGTGCAGCTGAAGTTCATCTATTGAAACCTGTCAAAGAAGAGCAAGAAACGCCTGCACCAAGTCAACCAGAAAAACCAACTACACCAGAAAAACCAAAAGTAGACCAAACCGGTGATGGAACAGTTGAATTGGCAGATCAATTCACTGCAAGTAAACCAGCTAGCGAAGACAGCATTGCAGCTGCTAGCAAGAGCGCAGACTATCTCAAGAAAGAGTACAAGGTCTTCCCAACTCCACAAAAAGTGACTTATGGAGAAGGAGTCACAGCCCTTCGTAAGCAAGTCAATCTGGTCATGGGCGATCAACTCGATATCTATACTCGCAATCGCTTGAAGAGTGTCTTGCAGGACAATCAAGTATCTTATACAACTGGTAAGGCAGCAATCGCTGGCGCAACCAATATCTATCTTGGGGTGCATGGACAAGGCTCACAAGCAGAGCAAAACTTGTCCAATGTTTCAGCAGGTCTCTTTGACAAGATTGACGCCTATGTCTTGAGCATCAAGGATAACTCGATTTCCATCGTCGGAAAAGACACAGATGCGGTCTTCTATGGTTTGACAACCTTGAAACATATGCTCAAGGAAAGCCAAGTACCAGTCCTTCGCAATGTGACAGTAGAAGATTACGCAGAGCTCAAGAACCGTGGTTTTATCGAAGGTTACTATGGAAACCCATGGTCGAATGCAGATCGTGCAGAACTCATGCGTTTTGGTGGCGATTTGAAATTGAACCAATACTTCTTTGCACCAAAAGATGATCCATACCACAACAAGAAATGGCGTGAACTCTATCCGGAAGAAAAACTAGCTGAAATCCGTGAACTTGCTCGTGTCGGAAATCAAAGTAAAACACGCTATGTCTGGACCATCCATCCATTCATGAACAACCGCATCCGCTTTGGCAATGAAGCGGACTACCAAGAAGACCTGGCTACCATCAAAGCCAAATTTACCCAGTTGATGAAAGTGGGTGTCCGCGAATTTGGTATCCTAGCAGATGATGCTCCAAGTCCAGTCGGAGGCTACAATAGCTACAACCGCTTGATGCAAGATATGACCAGGTGGTTGACTGAAATGCAGGGAACTTACAGCGGTCTTCGCAAAGAAATGATCTTTGTTCCTGGACAGTATTGGGGTAATGGACGTGAGGATGAGTTGAAATCCCTCAATGAAAATCTCCCAAGTTCAACATCCATGACCTTGACGGGTGGTAAGATTTGGGGTGAAGTCTCTGAAAGCTTCCTTTCAACTCTCAAGAACAATCTATCCGCAGGTGGCAAGACCTATCGCCCAGTTTCACTTTGGATTAACTGGCCTGTAACAGATAACTCTAAACAACACTTGATTCTAGGTGGTGGTGAGAAATTCCTTCATCCAAATGTGGATCCAAGCTTGCTATCTGGTATCATGTTGAACCCAATGCAACAGTCTGAGCCATCTAAGATTGCCCTCTTTTCAGGAGCTCAATACTCATGGAAACAGTGGAAATCAGAAGAAGAAGCTAAGAAAATCAATGACATTGCCTTCAACTTTGTAGAAAATGGTCATTTTGAAGATAGCAAGGTATCAGCAGCCTTCCGTGAACTTGGTAAGCACATGATCAACCAAAACATGGATGGTCGTGTCGTTAAACTAGAAGAATCTGTAGACTTGGCTCCAAAATTGACAGACTTCATGACCAAGCTCAAAGCAGGTCAGGATGTGACTGCAGAACGTGCAGCCTTGCGAGCTGAATTTGCCAAGATTAAAGAAGCAGCCGAACTTTACAAAGCATCGGGCGACCAAAAGATGGTTGCGCAAATCCACTATTGGTTGGATAATGCAATCGATCAAATGAATGCCCTTGATGCCTTCCTTACAGGAACTGAAGCCATGGCTACAAACGATGCAGCCAAACTTTGGGATAGCTACTATAAAGGTTTGAAATTGTACGAACAGTCTCAAACTCACACCTTCCATTATGTAGACCATATGGAAAAGGCTGAATTGGGTGTTCAACATATTCGTCCATTTATCCTATCCTTGAAAGAAGTTCTAGCATCTGAAGTTCAAAAAGTCTTGCATCCAGACCAAATCATCAGTACCTTTATCACCAATCGAACAGGTGTAGAAGGTGGTTTAGCAGAAGTAACGGATGGCGATTTGGCAACTCATGCGATTATTAAATCACCAAATAGCATCAAGACAGGTGATTATATTGGTATGAAGTTTAACAAGCCAGTAGCGATTCAAACCTTGACCTTTGCTATGGGAACGCAGGCAAATCCACGTGATACCTTTAGTAAGGCAGAAGTGCAGTATCTAGATGAAAATGACAACTGGGTAACCTTGAAAGAGCCAAGCTATGTCGGAAATGAATCCCTGCTTAAGTTTGAGAATCTCAACATCAAGGCCAAAGCAGTTCGCATGATTGCGACAGCAGACCGCGAGAACACTTGGTTTGCAGTTCAGGAAATTGCAGTCAACCGTCCAGTTGAAAAAGCTCGTAGCCAACAAGCAACGACAGTTAGTCTAAGCTCAAACTTAGTTTACAAACTAAATACCTCAGCTCGTCAAATCACTGATGGCAAGGACAATACAGAAGCCATGATGGCAAACGCTGACGGTAGCAATACGACACCAGTAGATGCTTGGGCACAACTTGACCTCGGTGAAGTCAAGTCAGTCACTAAAGTACGACTTCGCCAAGGAACGGGTGATAAGCTTGCCACAGGTGTACTTGAGTACTCTACAGATGGAACTGCATGGCAAGAGTTGGATCGCCTATCAGGAGAACAAACCAAGGAAGTGACCAGAGCTATAAATGCTCGCTATATCCGAGTCCGCAATACCAAGGCACTCGACCTCTGGTGGCGTATCCAAGATTTCTCTGTTGAGACACGCTCTGGAAACAGTGAGTTAACGGACACCAACGTTGATGCCTTGAAGGAAACGCCGGTAGTGGATAGCTTGGGACATTATGAACTTCAAATTCCAGCTGGAACTAAACTTCCTGCAAATAGCTATCTAGGTATGAAACTTGACCGTATCCATCAGGTCAAGAGCATCCAGCTCCAAGGCCAAGCCAACCCAGCTCTTAGCCTTGAGTACTCTGCAAATGCTCAAGAATGGATGCCAGCTAGCCAATTGACAGACAGAACTGTCGCAACCCACTTGGTTCGTTATGTTCGTCTGGTCAATAAAACAGATCAGGAACAAGCTGTGACAGCCACTTCTCTCCTTGTGACAACCAAAGAAGTACAACCAACCAAACTAGAATCTACAACTATGGGCATTCATCCAACATACGGAAGCAATGATGTTCGTAAACTGAACAACCTAGATCAATTATTTGATGGTGTGTACAACAACTTCGTTGAGTTTTCAGACTATGCTCGTAAAGATGGTCATGTGACCTTGAAACTTGGTAGCGAACGCACCATCAAGAAGATTAGAGCTTACATCCAAGACGGAACTCAAAACTATCTTCGTGATGGTAAGATTCAAGTCAGCCAAGACGGTAAAACTTGGACTGATGTCGTGACAGTAGGAGATGGTGTGGCCAATAGCACACACGATGATTCATTGACAGATGGTTGGACACATGATTCTAAGATGCCAGGAAATCGCTATATCGAGGGTGAATTGACGACACCAGTCAAAGCCAACTATCTCCGTGTCCTCTATACAGCGGATTATGATGCCCGTTTTGTAGGCTTTACAGAATTGGTCATCAACGATGGTGAGTTTGTCAAACCAATCAATGATCCAACAGTAGAAGGAAGCAGTGGAGAAAGTCAGGGCAACCTTTATAATAATCTTGTAGACGGCAAAGTCTTGACCAGCTACAAGTCTGAAAAAGACAAGGGCGAATTGGTGTATCACTTATCTGAGCCAACCAATGCCAACCACCTTCGTCTCGTTTCCAGTCTTCCTGAAGGAGCTAAGGCACGTATTCTTGCTAGAACACTCAAGGATGGTCAAGACAGCTGGACAGACCTCGGTGCCATTACATCTAGTCTCCAAACCTTCGCTATCCGAAATGGTGGCTCTCTTCTAGATGTCAAATTAGTCTGGGAAGGTGGCAAGGCAGAATTTTATGAATTGGCAAGCTTCCATCAAGAATTAACAGAAGAACCGCTCCAATCAAGCAAGGGAGAAGAACCAGCACCCGTTCTTGAGGTTCCTGAATTCACAGGTGGTGTCAATGCAGTTGAAGCCCTAGTACATGAACTTCCAGAGTACACAGGCCCAGTAGCGACAGTAGGAGACCAAGATGCTCCGACAGTAGAGAAACCTGAGTTCAAGGGCGGTGTCAATGCAGTTGAAGCCTTGGTACATGAGCTTCCAGAGTACACAGGCCCAGTAGCGACAGTAGGAGACCAAGCTGCTCCGACAGTAGAGAAACCTGAGTTCAAGGGCGGTGTCAATGCAGTGATGGCTCTAGTGCATGAATTGCCAGAATACACAGGTCCATTATCGACAGTAGGAGACCAAGCTGCTCCAACAGTAGAGAAACCTGAGTTTAAACTTAGCTCACTTGCTTCAGATGAAGGTAAGGCACCGGAACTAAAACAAGAAGTGACGAAGCGAGAAACAGCTGAACAAAGCTTGCCAGCAACAGGTGAGAGTCAATCTGACACAGCCCTCTTCCTAGCAGGTGTTAGCCTAGCCCTATCTGCTCTCTTTGTAGCAAAAACAAAGAAAGACTAGTATTTAGTAAAACCTCTTAACAAGATTACGAAATCCGTTTCCTACCTTTCCCAATGAGGTTTATAGTACAAAAAAAGCCTGAGAAGACATCTTCTCAGGCTTTTGTTAAGCACATAAATGCAATAGTGCTATGAAAAAATCACCCAGAGTATTTTATTTTAATAGTCTTTTTACAGAAAATAATTTTTTAAATTCAATAAATGTTCACATATACATTATTTAACTTTTTAAGACTCAAGATAACTTACAAATTTTATCCCCGTATTCTGAATCATGATTTTTCTTCCTGTCTATTTTATTACAAAAAATTCTGACAACTACTCAAAAATACTTTATCAGTAGTTTTTAAAGTGAATATTATTAAAGATTTCTGCCTTTAAATTAATTAAAAGTATATTACCTAAACTAGGTATATTTGTGTTATCAAAAACCTCTAACAATATCGCTATAATATCCCTTAGAACAAATTTTTCAGTAGAATCGTCAATATTTTTTTCATCTCTTAATACACTTAGATTTCTCCGCATACAATCAATAAAATCCATCATGAAAAAAGTATCAATATCATCCAATGAATCAAAATAACCAATTGATCTAGGTAAATTATAGACTATATAGGATTCTTTATTCAATATATATTCTATATTAAAATCAAATTTTTTAATTTCATCAAAACAATCTGTGTTGTATTTTAAAATATCTAACACATCTTGCAATACTGCATACACACTGGAAAGTTCCACTGTATTTGCTTCAATTTCATATGAAAAGAACATGAATAAGGAATGTAAAAGTTTATTGAAATTCCTTGATTCTACAATATCTTTAACTTTATTTGTATTCAGAAAAACATTTTCTCTAATGTCGTATGTGTTATAAAAGAAAATTTCAGAAAACGTTGAATCAGTCGGCACACTAATATTGTTGTAGTCTCCCCAATCTTTAGAAGACGATTTATCACTATAATTTCCAATACCAGGATGTAATGCATTCCCCTTCGATTTTAAATATTTATAAATCTTTATGCCTCCATTGAGATACCCAAAAAGAATTTCCTCACCAATTATTGTTGTAGCTGTAATATAAAATGAACGTGGTATTTTTTTAGAAACAATATCTCCCGACTTTAAAGATACTTTACTAATACAATTTTTCGTATTATCACTAGAATCATAATACTTTACATTCTCTATATATAAAGTATCTTCTCGCATTATCAAGATTATACCTTTAGTAGCATCAACCACAAAACTAGGTCTATAATGATCTTTATATTGCTCTAATTCTTTTTCCTTTTCTTTTCTATCTTTTTCACGTTCTTTTTTACGTTCTTTTCTATCTTTTTCCTTTTCTTTTCTATCTTTTTCACGTTCTTTTTTACGTTCTTTTCTATCTTTTTCACGTTCTTTTCTATCATCACGGTATCTATTCTTTTCATTACTGACAAACACAAATACTGTGAAAGAAATAGTCAGTGCAGTTGAATAAAACGAAAAGTTTTCAACCACAACATTCAATGCTAACTTCAAAGACTCTGGAGGAATTGTAGCACCGTAATAAACGAAGTACCTAACCGCCTTAACTATAATCGGGAAAATGAATATAAAAACAATAAATAATATAAGTGGCCAAGTGAAGAACTTAAAATCATCTTGTTTATTCTTCTTATTTTTCAAGATATTTTCTCCTTATTTTAAATATGTACATAGAATAAAAAATAATTTATATTTGATTTTTTTACTTAAACAGCTATTAGATTTTTGCAATGGATTTCTGCTTTAAGAGGAGATAAGAAGGCTTCTCAGGAGTCCCGTATTTTTTCGCAACTATTATAAGTAGCGTGTGAAAGGTAAATTTTCAAACTCTATCCATTAGTTTTTTGTTGTATCGCTTTTTCTTGATTTCAAATCTAGACATATAAATTTATTACCTACCTTTTTTAAAAGTTTTATTCAATTTTGGTATGACTTTTTTGCCTATATTTTACTCTGTTGTTATATTAAATAAGTTTAGATTTAAACCTCATCCCAAAAGGTAGAAAAATTTAACTTTTGGAGTGAGGTTCAAAAGAGGGTTGAATAGATTTTATGGTTGTGCTGGTTGAGGATTCTGATTTTGGTTCTGGTTTTGTTGACCAGGCGTTGTATTTGGTTGCTGGTTATTGGTATTATTGTTTGCACTATTATTCGTGCTTGGAGTAGTTGAGCTTGACTGTGAGGTTGAACTTTCTGATGTCGAGCTCGAACTTTCTGGTGTTGGGGCCTGTTGCGGAGCAGGAGCAGTCCATGCAGAACGAGCACCGTTTTTAAAGACGAACTCACCACTTCGATAGAGGCCTTCTGGCATAGTCCAGTCGCCAGGGTTGTTATCCTCAGACAGATAAGTCATCATTGAACGGTAAACCTTAGCTGCAACATAGAAGCCATCACCAACGATAGGAGTAAGGCGGTTTGAGTAACCTGTCCACACAGCCATTGAATATTTGCGAGTATAACCAACAAACATTTCGTCTGGAGCTACATAACCAGTATTTTTGATGTAGTTTTCAATTTCATCATCTGTATAGTTTGATGTACCAGTCTTACCAGCTTGAGGTAGCCAAGGGAGATAAGCACCACGACCAGTTCCGTATGCCAAGACAGTCTTCATCATTTCTGTCATCATATAGGCGGTCGTCTCTTTCATGGCACGAGTACCAGGATCAGCGTATTCTTTTGAGCTACCATCGCTAAAGACGATTTTGTTGATATACATTGGTTTATGGTAGATACCACCGTTAGCAAAAGCAGCGTAAGCAGCAGCCATTTTCTCACTACTTGCTCCATACTTTTTGTTTGACTCAGTCGTATTACTTGAAATCGCGTTGGCATAGTGCATATCTGGATAGTCAATGCCGATTCCATTTAGGAAGGTCTTGGCTCTATCCAAACCGACTTTGTTCAAGGTTTCTACAGCTGTAACGTTCCGTGATTGTTGGAGCGCATATTGGATGGTAATATTTCCAAAATAACTTCTATCCCAGTTGTAGAGTGGAGTATCAGTGCCAGGATAGTTATAAGGAACATCATGTACAATAGAAGCAGTAGAGTCATAGACTCCATATTCTAAAGCGGGAGCATAATCAGTGATGGGTTTCATTGATGATCCCCAGTCACGATTGGTTTCTACGGCCTGGTTGGTACCGAATGAAACATTACTTGCTTGATGACGAGCACCAAGTTGTGCAATAACGTTACCATTAGATACATCTACAATAGTCGAAGCTACTTGCATGTCATCATCAGGATAAGTGACATATTGGTCGGTGTTATAAACATCCCAGAGTCGTTGTTGGACCTTAGAATCAACGTTGGTGTAGACTTCCATACCCGTCGTTAAGAGATTGTAGCCTGTTTCTTGTTCGACTTGATCGATTACCTCTTTGAGGTAATTATCCATGTAAGGAGGATAACTGTTAGCTGATTTTAGGCTTTGAAGTCCATCTGTAATCGGAGTATTAATCGCTTTTTCATATTGCTCAGCTGAAATGTAACCTTGCCCCTTCATCTCAGAGAGGACGAGATTACGACGTTCTTGAGCGGCTTCTGGGTGCGAGTAAGGGTCATACTGGTTTGGAGCCTGAGGCATACCAGCAAGGAGAGCCAGTTGAGGAATACTTAGATCTTTGAGATCCTTGCCATAGTAACTTTGGGCAGCTGTCTGCATTCCGTAGTTACCGTTTGACATGTAAACCTTGTTGATGTAGTAGGTTAAGATCTCTTGTTTAGTCGCTTTTTGTTCTAGCTGAACGGCTAACCAAGCTTCCTGGGCCTTACGAGAAAGGGTTTGATCAGAAGTTGACGTAGAGAAATAGGTTAACTTGATCAACTGCTGCGTCAAGGTTGAAGCTCCTTGCAGACCTCCACCACCACGAAGGTTTCGGAGGGTAGCACCTAGGATACGGATCGTGTCGATTCCTCGGTGATTAAAGAAGCGATGGTCCTCAATCGAAACAATAGCGTTGACCAAATCGGTCGGTATTTCGTTTGCTTGGGCATTGACCCGACGTTCCGATCCAAGATCAGCGATAAGCTCGTCATTGCTATCATAGATTTTACTTGACGTTGTAGCGACTAGTTTACTTTCAGAAAGTTCTGGAGCCTTGCTAACATAGTAGAGGAAGAGACCTCCACCAAGCATTACAGCTGCGATAAATACAGTTAAGAGACTGATGCTGACATACTTAGCTATTCGCAGAAAAGTTTGTTTGTTCATCTTGTTTTACCACCTAGTAAATGTTCTTTGATAATGTCGAGGTAGGGAATTTGAGGAAAAGCACCAGGCTCAATCCTATATCCATTTTCTCGAATATATCCAAGTGGCATTGACTTCTGTCCCTTATCTTGATGATAGAAACGGATGAGATCAATAGCCGGTAATAAGTAGGTTTCTTGCTGAGAAGAAAAGTGAAGGAGTACAAAGCAGATTCCTTGCTGGGCAAGGACTTGTTCCATATGCTGGATCTGATGGAGATGAAAATTCTTCATCGGAATCGCATGTTTTTGCCTGGTTTCCTTTGCTTCAAAGTCGATGTAGTATCCATCATAAACCCCTGAATAGTCAGTAGTTGAAGCTTGTCTAAAGTAGGCTTCAACGATCTTGGCTCGACTTCGTTGGGGATAGTCGACACGTACGATTTGGATGGGAGTCGGTTTCTTGTGAATAACAGCTAACCCATGCGACAAATAGTAGTCGTTCGTAGCATTGATCATCTTTTCAAAAGACATTCCCCGATTTGCGAAATTTTTAGTTTGTGACAGGGGTGCTTGTCTCTTTTGAGATGAAATTTTATGTGGATAGTTGACCATAATTCTCCTTATTGGTACAATAACATCACTCTATTATATCATAAATTTACAAAGAAAGGGTTAAAAATGACATCAGCCTTGATTTTAGGCTATTCAGCCTTTGACCTTGGTCTCTTTAATGACAAGGATATTCGCGTTGATATTATCAAAACAGCCATTCGGAGAGACCTGGAACGTCTAGCAGAGGATGGGGTGAACTGGCTTGTCTTTACAGGGACCTTGGGCTTTGAGTACTGGGCGCTTCAGGTGGCAAAAGACATGAAAG contains the following coding sequences:
- the recU gene encoding Holliday junction resolvase RecU, translating into MVNYPHKISSQKRQAPLSQTKNFANRGMSFEKMINATNDYYLSHGLAVIHKKPTPIQIVRVDYPQRSRAKIVEAYFRQASTTDYSGVYDGYYIDFEAKETRQKHAIPMKNFHLHQIQHMEQVLAQQGICFVLLHFSSQQETYLLPAIDLIRFYHQDKGQKSMPLGYIRENGYRIEPGAFPQIPYLDIIKEHLLGGKTR
- the pbp1a gene encoding penicillin-binding protein PBP1A yields the protein MNKQTFLRIAKYVSISLLTVFIAAVMLGGGLFLYYVSKAPELSESKLVATTSSKIYDSNDELIADLGSERRVNAQANEIPTDLVNAIVSIEDHRFFNHRGIDTIRILGATLRNLRGGGGLQGASTLTQQLIKLTYFSTSTSDQTLSRKAQEAWLAVQLEQKATKQEILTYYINKVYMSNGNYGMQTAAQSYYGKDLKDLSIPQLALLAGMPQAPNQYDPYSHPEAAQERRNLVLSEMKGQGYISAEQYEKAINTPITDGLQSLKSANSYPPYMDNYLKEVIDQVEQETGYNLLTTGMEVYTNVDSKVQQRLWDVYNTDQYVTYPDDDMQVASTIVDVSNGNVIAQLGARHQASNVSFGTNQAVETNRDWGSSMKPITDYAPALEYGVYDSTASIVHDVPYNYPGTDTPLYNWDRSYFGNITIQYALQQSRNVTAVETLNKVGLDRAKTFLNGIGIDYPDMHYANAISSNTTESNKKYGASSEKMAAAYAAFANGGIYHKPMYINKIVFSDGSSKEYADPGTRAMKETTAYMMTEMMKTVLAYGTGRGAYLPWLPQAGKTGTSNYTDDEIENYIKNTGYVAPDEMFVGYTRKYSMAVWTGYSNRLTPIVGDGFYVAAKVYRSMMTYLSEDNNPGDWTMPEGLYRSGEFVFKNGARSAWTAPAPQQAPTPESSSSTSESSTSQSSSTTPSTNNSANNNTNNQQPNTTPGQQNQNQNQNPQPAQP
- a CDS encoding SIALI-17 repeat-containing surface protein, which gives rise to MDRHFFEKRCHYSIRKFAIGAASVMIGASIFGANMVQAAETAAPSETEGSITHVQALDKLPDDLAAALEKADAEAATEASHEEAPATDKGTNPPSSEETKPETSPVVPKPAETPKEEAKPSETNTPAAKPAETATPAPKPAEKQIEDREDVNHLEGATAQASNHETGTNFTADKAIDGDDNTRWATDKDVPKPTFELTLPKTTLIKHVEIDWDRRLRNGQNDPNIKSWSLYYAGQEDVGANGEKQWKLAHTKTGDPVLDEKVDLAESIKAKYLKLEVNDYQAGTMNWRNVGIQEIRAYSNVPDHSKVTDIRQVTELTVAEDGQSLVLPTLPGKVSLIGSNKQGVIDLQNHIYKPLTDQRVKVMVQQIKDSHTFTKEFEVVIKGLHQDEGVGVKPKVAPAVQQWYGKEGQSSITSDTVLATGDSGFDQAATFYQSDLASRGLELATGDKQAQKRIEFKKVENKGYGKEGYGITIQDDVITIEAATNTGAFYATRTLLQMGETDLQNGEIRDFPSFSHRGFMLDTGRKFIPYDTLVDIMLNMAYYKMNDLQLHLNDNYIFLKEHLAGKNLSPEEQLKYVLEHAKTGFRVETDIVGKNGQKLTSDEHYTKEEMQNLIKLAKALHINLVPEIDTPGHALSFVKVRPDLMYQGSLSDYAGKHNVERVAMLDLDTKYEETLKFVKSVYDKLLDGPDAPLHGVSTVHIGTDEYYGSRESYRRYVNDLIKYIKGKGYTPRIWGSLSAKRGNTPVDWNGVEVDIWSIHWQRPNEAIAQGAKIINITDVPTYSVPSGSNSQAAYGDYANYERQYNSWTPNDFRTGGGPLLPASHPSILGGGHAVWNDNIDLHETGLTSYDIFKRFFKSMQTTAERTWGSDRAAATFAERTLPTSPYAPQSNPAKEIDQSDLFTINSETVKNYASKKVKASEQGLAFEKDSSIEGLAGDVGPSHVLKFDVTVTGDGEQTFSTSGDNRIYLADKDGYLAYQFEQFHIQFKKKLEKNKRYQISIVTKPQSTEVYVDGEKIERIANPAHPRFAHNSLVLPLESIGGFKGILHSAELSDKPFVNPRLISNDKITATASSQQLPGNATEGAVEKAFDNDPNTFWHTKWTGDTAPYTLTMTLKEAEKVNGLTYLPRPGGGNGVVTRYEVYAQKDGQMVKVSEGSWDNNAQEKTVNFAAVDTNKIELKVLEGVGGFASAAEVHLLKPVKEEQETPAPSQPEKPTTPEKPKVDQTGDGTVELADQFTASKPASEDSIAAASKSADYLKKEYKVFPTPQKVTYGEGVTALRKQVNLVMGDQLDIYTRNRLKSVLQDNQVSYTTGKAAIAGATNIYLGVHGQGSQAEQNLSNVSAGLFDKIDAYVLSIKDNSISIVGKDTDAVFYGLTTLKHMLKESQVPVLRNVTVEDYAELKNRGFIEGYYGNPWSNADRAELMRFGGDLKLNQYFFAPKDDPYHNKKWRELYPEEKLAEIRELARVGNQSKTRYVWTIHPFMNNRIRFGNEADYQEDLATIKAKFTQLMKVGVREFGILADDAPSPVGGYNSYNRLMQDMTRWLTEMQGTYSGLRKEMIFVPGQYWGNGREDELKSLNENLPSSTSMTLTGGKIWGEVSESFLSTLKNNLSAGGKTYRPVSLWINWPVTDNSKQHLILGGGEKFLHPNVDPSLLSGIMLNPMQQSEPSKIALFSGAQYSWKQWKSEEEAKKINDIAFNFVENGHFEDSKVSAAFRELGKHMINQNMDGRVVKLEESVDLAPKLTDFMTKLKAGQDVTAERAALRAEFAKIKEAAELYKASGDQKMVAQIHYWLDNAIDQMNALDAFLTGTEAMATNDAAKLWDSYYKGLKLYEQSQTHTFHYVDHMEKAELGVQHIRPFILSLKEVLASEVQKVLHPDQIISTFITNRTGVEGGLAEVTDGDLATHAIIKSPNSIKTGDYIGMKFNKPVAIQTLTFAMGTQANPRDTFSKAEVQYLDENDNWVTLKEPSYVGNESLLKFENLNIKAKAVRMIATADRENTWFAVQEIAVNRPVEKARSQQATTVSLSSNLVYKLNTSARQITDGKDNTEAMMANADGSNTTPVDAWAQLDLGEVKSVTKVRLRQGTGDKLATGVLEYSTDGTAWQELDRLSGEQTKEVTRAINARYIRVRNTKALDLWWRIQDFSVETRSGNSELTDTNVDALKETPVVDSLGHYELQIPAGTKLPANSYLGMKLDRIHQVKSIQLQGQANPALSLEYSANAQEWMPASQLTDRTVATHLVRYVRLVNKTDQEQAVTATSLLVTTKEVQPTKLESTTMGIHPTYGSNDVRKLNNLDQLFDGVYNNFVEFSDYARKDGHVTLKLGSERTIKKIRAYIQDGTQNYLRDGKIQVSQDGKTWTDVVTVGDGVANSTHDDSLTDGWTHDSKMPGNRYIEGELTTPVKANYLRVLYTADYDARFVGFTELVINDGEFVKPINDPTVEGSSGESQGNLYNNLVDGKVLTSYKSEKDKGELVYHLSEPTNANHLRLVSSLPEGAKARILARTLKDGQDSWTDLGAITSSLQTFAIRNGGSLLDVKLVWEGGKAEFYELASFHQELTEEPLQSSKGEEPAPVLEVPEFTGGVNAVEALVHELPEYTGPVATVGDQDAPTVEKPEFKGGVNAVEALVHELPEYTGPVATVGDQAAPTVEKPEFKGGVNAVMALVHELPEYTGPLSTVGDQAAPTVEKPEFKLSSLASDEGKAPELKQEVTKRETAEQSLPATGESQSDTALFLAGVSLALSALFVAKTKKD